One segment of Streptomyces roseifaciens DNA contains the following:
- a CDS encoding YncE family protein, producing the protein MNQFSSFPSSLRRPRLRGVHRAVLFAAACALLASGCGGDSGTEAADRAPHKEGQQQERRGAAPAAGLPGMPPLLDPNDLYAADRPNQLSPVVKDFPSRVYVPNTESNTVSVIDPKTYKVIETIPVGNQPQHVVPSWDMKTLWVNNDRGHTLTAIDPATGKKGRTVDVHDPYNLYFTPDGKYAVVMASMDRELVFRDAQTMKRKKTEPVSCKGVNHADFSPDGRYFIVSCEFSGELLKVDTAKMKVIGQQKLPFEGAMPQDVKIASDGKTWYVADMMADGVWVLDGDKFTEPWLMPTGKGAHGLYVSRDSKSMYISNRGEGSVSVLDLPSRKLVKKWELPEGGSPDMGGVSADGNVLWLSGRYDSEVYAIDTRDGHQIAKIPVGAGPHGLAVYPQPGRYSLGHTGIFR; encoded by the coding sequence ATGAACCAGTTCTCCTCGTTCCCGAGCTCTCTGCGCCGGCCGCGTCTGCGCGGGGTGCACCGTGCCGTGCTGTTCGCCGCCGCCTGTGCCCTGCTGGCCTCCGGCTGCGGAGGGGACTCCGGTACGGAGGCCGCCGACCGCGCTCCGCACAAGGAGGGGCAGCAGCAGGAGCGGCGGGGCGCCGCGCCGGCCGCGGGGCTGCCCGGCATGCCGCCGCTGCTGGATCCGAACGACCTGTACGCGGCGGACCGGCCCAATCAGCTGTCGCCGGTGGTGAAGGACTTCCCGTCGCGGGTGTACGTGCCCAATACGGAGTCGAACACGGTGAGCGTGATCGATCCGAAGACGTACAAGGTGATCGAGACGATCCCGGTGGGGAACCAGCCGCAGCACGTGGTGCCGTCGTGGGACATGAAGACGCTGTGGGTGAACAACGACCGCGGTCACACGCTGACGGCGATCGACCCGGCCACGGGGAAGAAGGGGCGGACGGTCGACGTCCACGATCCGTACAACCTCTATTTCACACCGGACGGCAAGTACGCGGTGGTGATGGCGTCGATGGACCGGGAGCTGGTGTTCCGGGACGCCCAGACCATGAAGCGGAAGAAGACGGAGCCGGTGTCGTGCAAGGGGGTGAACCACGCGGACTTCTCGCCGGACGGGAGGTACTTCATCGTCTCGTGCGAGTTCTCGGGCGAGCTGCTGAAGGTCGACACGGCGAAGATGAAGGTGATCGGTCAGCAGAAGCTGCCGTTCGAGGGCGCGATGCCGCAGGACGTGAAGATCGCCTCCGACGGCAAGACCTGGTACGTCGCCGACATGATGGCGGACGGGGTGTGGGTGCTGGACGGTGACAAGTTCACCGAGCCGTGGCTGATGCCGACGGGCAAGGGCGCGCACGGGCTGTACGTGAGCCGGGACTCGAAGTCGATGTACATCTCCAACCGGGGCGAGGGCTCGGTCTCGGTGCTGGACCTGCCGAGCCGCAAGCTGGTGAAGAAGTGGGAGCTGCCGGAGGGCGGGAGCCCGGACATGGGCGGGGTGTCGGCGGACGGCAATGTGCTGTGGCTGTCGGGGCGTTACGACTCGGAGGTGTACGCCATCGACACCCGGGACGGGCACCAGATCGCCAAGATCCCGGTCGGGGCGGGGCCGCACGGCCTCGCGGTCTATCCGCAGCCGGGCCGGTACTCGCTGGGCCACACCGGAATCTTCCGGTGA
- a CDS encoding elongation factor G-like protein EF-G2 codes for MGEKTGTYPGAAGRAVSADRPSHVRNVVLVGHSGSGKTTLVEALALATGAVNRAGRVEDGGALSDYDEIEHRQQRSVQLSLAPVEWAGIKINLLDTPGYADFVGELRAGLRAADAALFVVSAAEGAENINGATRMVWEECAAVGMPRAIVITHLESARSDFEEMTETCRAAFGGDSPDGVLPLYLPLHGPEGADGHRPVAGLIGLLSQRVFDYSSGERAEAAPGPEHQPLIEEARNRLIEGIIAESEDETLMDRYLGGEEIDVKTLVEDLERAVARGSFHPVLAAAPAPEGAKQGLGTIELLELITGGFPTPLEREVPAVTTPDGRPHAPVTCDPAGPLAAEVIKTSSDPYVGRISLVRIFSGTLRPDETVHVSGHGLEDRGHESHDVDERIGALSSPFGKQQRPLPQAIAGDIACVAKLSRAETGDTLSAKGDPLLMEPWQMPDPLLPVAIQAHSKPDEDKLSQGLSRLVAEDPTMRLEQNPHTHQVVLWCLGEAHRDVALERLRSRYGVQVDVVPHKVSLRETFGTKAAGRGRHVKQSGGHGQYAICEIEVEPLPGGSGIEFVDKVVGGAVPRQFIPSVEKGVRAQAARGVAAGHPLVDIRVTLLDGKAHSVDSSDAAFQTAGALALREAAAEARIHLLEPVAEIEVLVSDDYVGPVMSDLSGRRGRVIGTEQSGAGRTLVRAEVPEIEIGRYAVDLRSLSHGTGRFTRSYARHEPMPPQIAERLRESAGSGG; via the coding sequence ATGGGCGAGAAGACGGGCACGTACCCAGGGGCCGCGGGCAGAGCAGTATCGGCCGACCGGCCGAGCCACGTACGCAACGTGGTGCTGGTCGGCCACAGCGGCTCGGGAAAGACGACGCTGGTGGAGGCCCTCGCGCTGGCGACGGGCGCGGTCAACCGGGCCGGCCGCGTCGAGGACGGCGGCGCGCTGTCGGACTACGACGAGATCGAGCACCGCCAGCAGCGCTCGGTCCAGCTCTCGCTGGCCCCCGTCGAATGGGCCGGCATCAAGATCAATCTGCTGGACACCCCCGGCTACGCCGATTTCGTCGGGGAGCTCAGGGCCGGTCTGCGCGCAGCGGACGCGGCCCTTTTCGTCGTCTCGGCCGCCGAGGGCGCCGAGAACATCAACGGTGCCACCCGCATGGTCTGGGAGGAGTGCGCGGCCGTCGGCATGCCCCGCGCCATCGTCATCACCCATCTGGAGTCGGCCCGCTCCGACTTCGAGGAGATGACGGAGACCTGCCGCGCGGCCTTCGGCGGGGACTCCCCCGACGGCGTGCTGCCGCTCTACCTGCCGCTGCACGGGCCGGAGGGCGCCGACGGGCACCGCCCCGTCGCCGGCCTCATCGGCCTGCTCTCCCAGCGCGTCTTCGACTACTCCTCCGGCGAGCGGGCCGAGGCCGCACCCGGCCCCGAGCACCAGCCCCTCATCGAGGAGGCGCGCAACCGGCTCATCGAGGGCATCATCGCCGAGAGCGAGGACGAGACCCTCATGGACCGCTACCTCGGCGGCGAGGAGATCGACGTCAAGACCCTCGTCGAGGACCTGGAGCGCGCCGTGGCGCGCGGCAGCTTCCACCCCGTCCTCGCCGCGGCCCCCGCCCCCGAGGGCGCCAAACAGGGCCTGGGCACGATCGAGCTCCTGGAGCTGATCACCGGCGGCTTCCCCACCCCCCTCGAACGCGAGGTCCCGGCCGTCACCACCCCCGACGGCCGCCCCCACGCGCCCGTGACCTGCGACCCCGCGGGCCCGCTCGCCGCCGAGGTGATCAAGACCTCCTCCGACCCCTACGTCGGCAGGATCTCCCTCGTCCGCATCTTCTCCGGCACCCTGCGCCCCGACGAGACCGTTCACGTCTCCGGCCACGGCCTGGAGGACCGCGGCCACGAGAGCCACGACGTCGACGAGCGCATCGGCGCCCTCTCCTCGCCCTTCGGCAAACAGCAGCGGCCCCTCCCCCAGGCCATCGCCGGGGACATCGCCTGCGTCGCCAAGCTCAGCCGCGCCGAGACCGGCGATACGCTCTCCGCCAAGGGCGACCCCCTCCTCATGGAGCCCTGGCAGATGCCCGACCCGCTCCTGCCCGTGGCGATCCAGGCGCACAGCAAGCCCGACGAGGACAAGCTCTCCCAGGGCCTGTCCCGGCTCGTCGCCGAGGACCCCACCATGCGCCTGGAGCAGAACCCGCACACCCACCAGGTGGTCCTCTGGTGCCTGGGCGAAGCCCACCGCGACGTCGCCCTGGAACGGCTGCGCTCGCGCTACGGCGTCCAGGTCGACGTCGTGCCCCACAAGGTGTCGCTCCGCGAGACCTTCGGCACCAAGGCGGCCGGCCGCGGCCGGCACGTCAAGCAGTCCGGCGGCCACGGCCAGTACGCCATCTGCGAGATCGAGGTCGAACCGCTGCCCGGCGGCTCCGGCATCGAATTCGTCGACAAGGTCGTCGGCGGCGCCGTCCCCCGTCAGTTCATCCCCTCCGTGGAGAAGGGCGTCCGCGCCCAGGCCGCCCGCGGCGTCGCCGCCGGCCACCCCCTGGTCGACATCCGGGTCACCCTCCTCGACGGCAAGGCGCACTCGGTGGACTCCTCCGACGCCGCCTTCCAGACCGCGGGCGCCCTCGCCCTGCGCGAAGCCGCGGCCGAGGCCAGGATCCACCTCCTGGAGCCCGTCGCCGAGATCGAGGTCCTGGTCTCCGACGACTACGTCGGCCCCGTGATGAGCGACCTGTCCGGGCGGCGCGGCCGCGTCATCGGAACCGAGCAGTCCGGCGCGGGCCGCACCCTGGTGCGCGCCGAGGTGCCCGAGATCGAGATCGGCCGCTACGCCGTCGACCTGCGCTCCCTGTCGCACGGCACCGGCCGGTTCACCCGCTCCTACGCCCGCCACGAACCGATGCCCCCTCAGATCGCCGAGCGGCTGCGGGAATCGGCCGGATCCGGAGGGTAA
- the pgsA gene encoding phosphatidylinositol phosphate synthase has product MLNKYARAFFTRVLTPFAALLIRLGVSPDAVTLIGTGGVVAGALVFYPQGEFFWGTVVITLFVFSDLVDGNMARQLGRSSRWGAFLDSTLDRVADSAIFGGLALWYAGGGDDTILCAVSIFCLASGQVVSYTKARGESIGLPVNVNGLVERAERLVISLVACGFAGLHKFGVPGIQYLLPVALWIVAVGSLVTLIQRVVTVRRESAEAEAAAAAEASPAQGGGNG; this is encoded by the coding sequence ATGCTGAACAAGTACGCGCGTGCGTTCTTCACGCGTGTTCTCACGCCGTTCGCCGCCCTGCTCATCCGCCTCGGCGTCAGCCCCGACGCGGTGACCCTCATCGGTACCGGTGGTGTGGTGGCGGGCGCACTGGTCTTCTACCCCCAGGGGGAGTTCTTCTGGGGCACGGTCGTCATCACCCTGTTCGTCTTCTCGGACCTGGTGGACGGCAACATGGCCCGCCAGCTGGGCCGCTCCAGCCGCTGGGGCGCCTTCCTGGACTCCACGCTCGACCGGGTCGCCGATTCGGCGATCTTCGGCGGCCTCGCCCTGTGGTACGCGGGCGGCGGTGACGACACCATCCTGTGCGCGGTGTCGATCTTCTGCCTCGCCAGCGGCCAGGTCGTCTCGTACACCAAGGCGCGCGGCGAGAGCATCGGCCTGCCGGTGAACGTGAACGGCCTGGTCGAACGGGCCGAGCGGCTGGTCATCTCGCTGGTGGCGTGCGGCTTCGCGGGCCTGCACAAGTTCGGCGTGCCGGGCATCCAGTACCTGCTGCCGGTGGCGCTGTGGATCGTGGCCGTGGGCAGCCTGGTCACCCTGATCCAGCGGGTGGTGACGGTGCGCCGCGAATCCGCCGAGGCGGAGGCCGCGGCCGCTGCCGAGGCCTCCCCGGCGCAGGGCGGTGGCAACGGGTGA
- a CDS encoding phosphatidylinositol mannoside acyltransferase, giving the protein MKERLTDALYGLGWATVKKLPEPVAVRLGQQIADAAWRRRGKSVLRLEANLARVLPDASPERLARLSRAGMRSYMRYWMESFRLPAWSAERIRTAFAPEGLHHLEEGLASGRGVVIALPHMGNYDLAGAWVTTRLGVPFTTVAERLKPETLYDRFVAYREGLGMEVLPHAGGSAFGTLARRLRAGGLVCLVADRDLSSSGIEVTFFGEAAKMPAGPAMLAVQTGALLMPVTLWYDRSPVMQGRVHAPIEVPGEGTRAEKAAVMTQRIADAFASGIAEHPQDWHMLQRLWLADLDPRPDRPSGGADGAADGPAQETQGAQGTPDRGAGRAESDRRAEA; this is encoded by the coding sequence GTGAAGGAGCGGCTGACCGACGCGCTGTACGGGCTCGGCTGGGCCACGGTCAAGAAGCTGCCGGAGCCGGTGGCCGTCCGGCTGGGGCAGCAGATCGCCGATGCGGCGTGGCGGCGGCGCGGCAAGAGCGTGCTGCGGCTGGAGGCCAATCTGGCGCGCGTGCTGCCGGATGCGTCCCCGGAGCGCCTGGCGCGGCTGTCGCGGGCGGGCATGCGCTCGTACATGCGCTACTGGATGGAGTCCTTCCGGCTGCCGGCGTGGAGCGCGGAGCGCATCCGCACGGCTTTCGCCCCGGAGGGCCTGCACCACCTGGAGGAGGGCCTGGCGAGCGGGCGCGGCGTGGTGATCGCGCTGCCCCACATGGGCAACTACGACCTCGCCGGGGCATGGGTGACCACCCGCCTGGGGGTGCCCTTCACGACCGTGGCCGAGCGGCTGAAGCCCGAGACGCTCTACGACCGCTTCGTCGCCTACCGCGAGGGGCTGGGCATGGAGGTGCTGCCCCACGCGGGCGGCAGCGCCTTCGGCACGCTGGCGCGCCGCCTGCGCGCCGGGGGCCTGGTCTGCCTGGTGGCCGACCGTGACCTGTCCTCCTCGGGGATAGAGGTGACGTTCTTCGGCGAGGCCGCGAAGATGCCCGCCGGCCCCGCCATGCTGGCCGTGCAGACCGGGGCCCTGCTGATGCCCGTGACGCTCTGGTACGACCGCTCGCCGGTGATGCAGGGGCGGGTGCACGCCCCGATCGAGGTGCCCGGGGAGGGCACGCGCGCCGAGAAGGCCGCGGTGATGACGCAGCGCATCGCCGACGCCTTCGCCTCCGGCATCGCCGAGCACCCGCAGGACTGGCACATGCTCCAGCGGCTGTGGCTCGCCGACCTCGACCCGCGCCCGGACCGGCCCTCCGGGGGAGCGGACGGAGCGGCGGACGGGCCGGCGCAGGAGACGCAGGGCGCGCAGGGCACACCGGACCGGGGTGCCGGCCGGGCCGAGAGCGACCGGAGGGCCGAGGCATGA
- a CDS encoding glycosyltransferase family 4 protein: MRIGIVCPYSWDVPGGVQFHIRDLAEHLIRLGHEVSVLAPADDETPLPPFVVSAGRAVPVPYNGSVARLNFGFLSAARVRRWLHDGDFDVIHIHEPTSPSLGLLTCWAAQGPIVATFHTSNPRSRAMIAAYPILQPALEKISARIAVSEYARRTLVEHLGGDAVVIPNGVDVDFFARAEPKEEWQGGTIGFIGRIDEPRKGLPVLMRALPKIFAECPGARLLVAGRGDEEEAVAGLPREMRQRVEFLGMVSDEDKARLLRSVDVYVAPNTGGESFGIILVEAMSAGAPVLASDLDAFAQVLDQGSAGELFANEDADALAAAAVRLLGDQDLRTGLSERGRAHVRRFDWSRVGADILAVYETVTAGAASVAADERTSLRARFGLARD, encoded by the coding sequence ATGAGGATCGGGATCGTCTGTCCCTACTCGTGGGACGTGCCCGGCGGCGTGCAGTTCCACATCCGCGACCTGGCCGAGCACCTGATCCGGCTGGGCCACGAGGTGTCGGTGCTGGCCCCTGCGGACGACGAGACGCCGCTGCCTCCCTTCGTGGTCTCGGCGGGACGGGCCGTCCCGGTCCCGTACAACGGCTCCGTGGCGCGGCTGAACTTCGGCTTCCTGTCGGCCGCACGGGTGCGGCGCTGGCTGCACGACGGCGACTTCGACGTCATCCACATCCACGAGCCCACCTCCCCATCGCTGGGTCTGCTGACCTGCTGGGCCGCGCAGGGCCCGATCGTGGCGACCTTCCACACCTCCAATCCGCGCTCCCGGGCGATGATCGCCGCCTACCCGATCCTCCAGCCCGCCCTGGAGAAGATCAGCGCGCGCATCGCGGTCAGCGAATACGCCCGCAGGACGCTGGTCGAGCACCTCGGCGGCGACGCCGTGGTCATCCCCAACGGGGTCGACGTGGACTTCTTCGCCCGCGCCGAGCCCAAGGAGGAGTGGCAGGGCGGGACGATCGGCTTCATCGGCCGCATCGACGAGCCGCGCAAGGGCCTGCCGGTGCTGATGCGCGCCCTGCCGAAGATCTTCGCCGAGTGCCCCGGCGCCCGGCTGCTGGTCGCCGGCCGGGGCGACGAGGAGGAGGCCGTGGCGGGCCTGCCCCGGGAGATGCGCCAGCGCGTCGAGTTCCTCGGGATGGTCAGCGACGAGGACAAGGCGCGGCTGCTGCGCAGCGTCGACGTCTACGTGGCCCCCAATACGGGCGGGGAGTCCTTCGGCATCATCCTGGTCGAGGCGATGTCGGCGGGCGCTCCCGTCCTCGCCAGCGACCTGGACGCCTTCGCCCAGGTGCTCGACCAGGGCTCGGCCGGGGAGCTGTTCGCCAACGAGGACGCCGATGCGCTCGCCGCCGCGGCCGTACGGCTGCTGGGCGACCAGGACCTGCGGACCGGCCTGAGCGAGCGCGGCAGGGCGCACGTGCGCCGCTTCGACTGGTCCCGCGTGGGCGCCGACATCCTGGCCGTCTACGAGACGGTCACCGCAGGCGCGGCCTCCGTCGCCGCCGACGAGCGCACGAGCCTGCGCGCCCGCTTCGGCCTGGCCCGCGACTAG
- the pdxS gene encoding pyridoxal 5'-phosphate synthase lyase subunit PdxS, with amino-acid sequence MSSTVPSTSTTPETGTARVKRGMAEQLKGGVIMDVVNAEQAKIAEDAGAVAVMALERVPADIRKDGGVARMSDPNMIEEIIGAVSIPVMAKSRIGHFVEAQVLQSLGVDYIDESEVLTPADEINHSDKWAFTTPFVCGATNLGEALRRIAEGAAMIRSKGEAGTGNVVEAVRHLRQIKNEIAKLRGFDNNELFAAAKDLRAPYELVKEVAELGKLPVVLFSAGGVATPADAALMRQLGAEGVFVGSGIFKSGDPAKRAAAIVKATTFYDDPKVIADASRNLGEAMVGINCDTLPEAERYANRGW; translated from the coding sequence GTGTCCAGCACGGTCCCCAGCACGTCCACCACCCCTGAGACCGGTACCGCCCGCGTCAAGCGCGGCATGGCCGAGCAGCTCAAGGGCGGCGTGATCATGGACGTCGTCAACGCCGAGCAGGCGAAGATCGCCGAGGACGCGGGCGCGGTCGCGGTCATGGCCCTCGAGCGGGTGCCGGCCGACATCCGCAAGGACGGCGGCGTGGCCCGGATGTCCGACCCCAACATGATCGAGGAGATCATCGGGGCCGTCTCCATCCCCGTCATGGCCAAGTCCCGCATCGGCCACTTCGTCGAGGCCCAGGTCCTGCAGTCGCTCGGCGTCGACTACATCGACGAGTCCGAGGTCCTCACCCCGGCCGACGAGATCAACCACTCCGACAAGTGGGCCTTCACCACCCCCTTCGTCTGCGGTGCCACCAACCTGGGCGAGGCCCTGCGCCGCATCGCCGAGGGCGCGGCCATGATCCGCTCCAAGGGCGAGGCCGGCACCGGCAACGTCGTGGAGGCCGTGCGCCACCTGCGCCAGATCAAGAACGAGATCGCCAAGCTGCGCGGCTTCGACAACAACGAGCTGTTCGCCGCCGCCAAGGACCTGCGCGCCCCGTACGAGCTCGTCAAGGAGGTCGCCGAGCTCGGCAAGCTGCCGGTCGTCCTCTTCTCCGCCGGTGGCGTGGCCACCCCGGCCGACGCCGCGCTGATGCGCCAGCTCGGCGCCGAGGGCGTCTTCGTCGGCTCCGGCATCTTCAAGTCCGGCGACCCGGCCAAGCGCGCCGCCGCCATCGTGAAGGCCACCACCTTCTACGACGACCCGAAGGTCATCGCGGACGCCTCCCGCAACCTCGGCGAGGCCATGGTCGGCATCAACTGCGACACCCTGCCCGAGGCCGAGCGCTACGCCAACCGCGGCTGGTAA
- the pdxT gene encoding pyridoxal 5'-phosphate synthase glutaminase subunit PdxT translates to MSTPTIGVLALQGDVREHLVALAASDALARPVRRPEELAEVDGLVIPGGESTTMSKLAVVFGMLEPLRERVRAGMPVYGTCAGMIMLADKLLDGREDQETLGGIDMIVRRNAFGRQNESFEAAVDMAGIEGGPVEGVFIRAPWVESVGATAEIVATHDGHTVAVRQGNVLATSFHPELTGDHRVHAHFVDMVRAAQ, encoded by the coding sequence GTGTCCACCCCCACCATCGGCGTCCTCGCCCTGCAGGGCGACGTCCGCGAGCACCTCGTCGCCCTCGCCGCCTCCGACGCGCTCGCCCGCCCGGTCCGCCGCCCCGAGGAGCTCGCCGAGGTCGACGGCCTGGTGATACCCGGTGGCGAGTCCACCACCATGTCCAAGCTCGCCGTCGTCTTCGGCATGCTGGAGCCGCTGCGCGAGCGCGTGCGGGCCGGGATGCCCGTCTACGGCACCTGCGCCGGCATGATCATGCTGGCCGACAAGCTGCTGGACGGACGTGAGGACCAGGAGACGCTCGGCGGCATAGACATGATCGTCCGCCGCAACGCCTTCGGCCGGCAGAACGAGTCCTTCGAGGCGGCCGTCGACATGGCGGGCATCGAAGGCGGCCCCGTCGAGGGCGTCTTCATCCGCGCCCCCTGGGTCGAGTCCGTCGGCGCCACGGCCGAGATCGTCGCCACCCACGACGGCCACACCGTCGCGGTCCGCCAGGGCAACGTGCTGGCGACGTCCTTCCACCCGGAGCTCACCGGCGACCACCGGGTCCACGCCCACTTCGTGGACATGGTGCGCGCAGCCCAGTAG
- a CDS encoding YebC/PmpR family DNA-binding transcriptional regulator gives MSGHSKWATTKHKKAVIDAKRGKLFAKLIKNIEVAARMGGVDIEGNPTLYDAIQKAKKQSVPNKNIDSAVKRGGGLEAGGADYETIMYEGYGPNGVAVLIECLTDNRNRAASDVRVAMTRNGGSMADPGSVSYLFNRKGVVIVPKGELSEDDVLGAVLDAGAEEVNDLGESFEVLSEATDLVAVRTALQKEGIDYDSAEANFVPTMQVELDEEGARKIFKLIDALEDSDDVQNVFANFDVSDEVMAKVDA, from the coding sequence ATGTCCGGCCACTCTAAATGGGCTACGACGAAGCACAAGAAGGCCGTGATCGACGCCAAGCGCGGCAAGCTCTTCGCGAAGCTCATCAAGAACATCGAGGTCGCGGCTCGCATGGGCGGCGTCGACATCGAGGGCAACCCGACGCTCTACGACGCCATCCAGAAGGCGAAGAAGCAGTCCGTCCCGAACAAGAACATCGACTCCGCGGTCAAGCGCGGCGGCGGTCTTGAGGCGGGCGGCGCCGACTACGAGACGATCATGTACGAGGGTTACGGCCCGAACGGCGTTGCGGTCCTCATCGAGTGCCTCACCGACAACCGCAACCGCGCCGCCTCCGACGTGCGCGTCGCCATGACCCGCAACGGCGGCTCCATGGCCGACCCGGGCTCGGTGTCCTACCTGTTCAACCGCAAGGGCGTCGTGATCGTCCCCAAGGGCGAGCTCAGCGAGGACGACGTGCTCGGCGCCGTCCTGGACGCCGGTGCCGAGGAGGTCAACGACCTCGGCGAGTCCTTCGAGGTCCTCAGCGAGGCCACCGACCTCGTCGCGGTCCGCACCGCCCTCCAGAAGGAAGGCATCGACTACGACTCGGCCGAGGCCAACTTCGTCCCCACCATGCAGGTGGAGCTCGACGAAGAGGGCGCGCGCAAGATCTTCAAGCTGATCGACGCGCTCGAGGACAGCGACGACGTCCAGAACGTCTTCGCCAACTTCGACGTCTCGGACGAGGTCATGGCGAAGGTCGACGCGTAA
- the ruvC gene encoding crossover junction endodeoxyribonuclease RuvC: MRVLGVDPGLTRCGVGVVEGTAGRPLRMVGVGVVRTPAEADTADRLVLIERGIEQWLDEHRPEFVAVERVFSQHNVSTVMGTAQASAVAMLCAARRGLPVALHTPSEVKAAVTGSGRADKAQVGAMVTRLLRLDAPPKPADAADALALAICHIWRAPAAGRLQQLAAAQRRTTAPVRLPKGTR, from the coding sequence ATGCGGGTACTGGGCGTGGACCCGGGGCTGACGCGCTGCGGCGTCGGCGTGGTGGAGGGCACGGCGGGCCGCCCGCTGCGCATGGTCGGCGTGGGCGTCGTCCGCACCCCCGCCGAGGCCGACACCGCCGACCGCCTGGTCCTCATAGAGCGCGGCATCGAGCAGTGGCTCGACGAGCACCGGCCCGAATTCGTCGCCGTGGAGCGCGTCTTCAGCCAGCACAACGTCAGCACGGTCATGGGCACCGCCCAGGCCAGCGCCGTCGCCATGCTGTGCGCAGCCCGCCGCGGCCTGCCCGTCGCCCTGCACACCCCCAGCGAGGTCAAGGCCGCCGTCACCGGCTCCGGCCGGGCGGACAAGGCCCAGGTCGGCGCCATGGTCACCCGCCTCCTGCGGCTCGACGCACCGCCGAAGCCGGCCGATGCCGCCGACGCCCTGGCCCTGGCCATCTGCCACATCTGGCGCGCCCCGGCCGCCGGCCGCCTGCAGCAGCTCGCCGCGGCCCAGCGCCGCACCACCGCACCCGTCCGCCTCCCGAAGGGCACCCGATGA
- the ruvA gene encoding Holliday junction branch migration protein RuvA → MIAFVSGPVAALAPDTAVVEVGGIGMAVQCTPNTLSGLRIGQQARLATSLVVREDSLTLYGFADDDERQTFELLQTASGVGPRLAQAMLAVHSPDALRRAFASGDEKALTAVPGIGKKGAQKLLLELKDRLGKPVGSAAPAAAPAAAGWRDQLQAALVGLGYATREADEAVEAVAPRAEAVLADGGQPQVGQLLRAALQTLNRAR, encoded by the coding sequence ATGATCGCCTTCGTCTCCGGCCCCGTCGCCGCCCTCGCCCCCGACACCGCGGTCGTCGAGGTCGGCGGCATCGGCATGGCCGTCCAGTGCACGCCCAACACCCTCTCGGGCCTCCGCATCGGCCAGCAGGCCCGCCTCGCCACCTCCCTCGTCGTCCGCGAGGACTCCCTGACCCTCTACGGCTTCGCCGACGACGACGAGCGCCAGACCTTCGAGCTGCTGCAGACCGCCAGCGGCGTCGGGCCCCGCCTCGCCCAGGCCATGCTCGCCGTGCACAGCCCCGACGCCCTGCGGCGCGCCTTCGCCTCCGGTGACGAGAAGGCCCTGACCGCCGTGCCCGGCATCGGCAAGAAGGGCGCGCAGAAGCTGCTGCTGGAGCTGAAGGACCGGCTCGGCAAGCCCGTCGGCTCGGCCGCCCCGGCCGCCGCCCCCGCCGCCGCGGGCTGGCGCGATCAGCTCCAGGCCGCGCTCGTCGGCCTGGGCTACGCCACCCGCGAGGCGGACGAAGCGGTGGAGGCGGTGGCCCCCCGGGCGGAGGCCGTCCTCGCCGACGGCGGTCAGCCGCAGGTCGGCCAGCTGCTGCGGGCCGCGCTGCAGACGCTGAACCGGGCGCGATGA